A genome region from Setaria italica strain Yugu1 chromosome III, Setaria_italica_v2.0, whole genome shotgun sequence includes the following:
- the LOC101754035 gene encoding uncharacterized protein LOC101754035, translated as MGSLFERFSRNPTPTTRIGAGFPPFPSTGSFSPPSPPRDEPRRSGESGAMAAPFIYCRSSIEGNTEDALLKAAFDGDLARVKGIIKTLGIGTGNRAAVFSYTNKHGSSYNPDDVAPAGPSARRVAATPPPSHTVQQAHAASPSFPRLGRDQVSSPRRPATRQWRPRGCVPATATESTRLGAKTANTAAPRPPVTAQAPRREVTATCATVADQQAARPYPGTMTTLQCVLPGAGTQARDSHTYDPPTPASAELTPC; from the exons ATGGGCAGTCTGTTCGAGAGATTCTCTAGAAACCCCACTCCCACAACGCGGATCGGCGCAGGGTTTCCTCCATTTCCTTCCACCGGAagcttctctcctccctccccaccaCGAGACGAGCCCAGGCGATCAGGCGAGAGCGGAGCCATGGCGGCGCCCTTCATCTACTGCCGCTCCTCCATCGAAGGCAACA CCGAAGACGCTCTCCTCAAGGCTGCCTTCGACGGAGACCTCGCCCGCGTCAAAG GCATCATCAAGACCCTTGGCATAGGAACTGGCAACCGAGCAGCAGTCTTTTCTTATACTAACAAGCATGGCTCCAGCTACAACCCCGACGACGTCGCGCCGGCCGGGCCGAGTGCTAGGAGAGTTGCcgctacgccgccgccgtcgcacacGGTGCAGCAGGCGCATGCAGCTTCTCCCTCGTTCCCCCGACTCGGCCGTGACCAGGTGTCTTCCCCCAGGAGGCCGGCGACGCGGCAATGGCGGCCCCGAGGGTGCgttccggcgacggcgactgaGTCAACGCGTTTGGGCGCCAAGACGGCGAACACAGCAGCACCGCGCCCTCCCGTGACGGCACAGGCTCCAAGACGTGAGGTGACGGCGACATGTGCCACTGTTGCTGACCAGCAAGCGGCGCGCCCATACCCTGGCACGATGACGACGCTACAGTGCGTCCTTCCAGGCGCGGGAACGCAGGCTCGTGACTCACACACATATGATCCCCCTACGCCTGCTAGCGCCGAGCTTACTCCCTGTTGA
- the LOC101765385 gene encoding G-type lectin S-receptor-like serine/threonine-protein kinase At2g19130, translating to MAAHPSIVSHFSSFSPAMSPLYILLGGLLLFSSLHTSFAATANGDTLAAGEALAAGDKLISRNGKFALGFFQFQQSPGTTSKSPNTTTTTTSSSPGWYLGIWFNKIPVFTTVWIANREKPITNHDLKQAQLKISRDGNLVIIFNNNASTESIIWSTTGVVFNSTNNTTSAVLMNNGNLALIPETLSDEAPLWQSFDDPTDVGLPGAKVGRNKVTGFNRKFISKKSMIDPGLGSYSVEIDTNGVLLLRSRKPPFVVYWSWPSGKLGELVSVLSALLEMDPRTKGLLKPTYVDNDKEVYFTYTLLDESSSVFVPIDITGQLKLKVWSQATESWQNIYAQPSDFCITYAVCGPFTVCNGNSSPFCNCMESFYQKSPQDWQLDDLTEGCARNTPLDCIASNKSTTSSTDVFHPIAHVTLPYGPRRLEDATTQSSCAKACLNDCSCTAYAYNKSICSVWHGELLNVNQDDGNGITSQDVLYIRLAARDLQSFTKNNKRIPKVLIVACIASLGFLMLVLLLIWRSRFKLCGVPLHGIQGSGGGSIAFRYNDLCRATKNFSERLGGGGFGSVFKGVLSDSTTIAVKRLDGARQGEKQFRAEVSSIGLIQHINLVKLIGFCCGGDKRLLVYEHMLNGSLDGHLFQSNAPVLSWSTRYQIAIGVARGLLYLHKSCHECIIHCDIKPENILLDASFVPKIADFGMAAFVGRDYSRVLTTFRGTAGYLAPEWLSGVAVTPKVDVYSFGMVLLEIISGRRNSPEVHSSNGYHVAYFPVQAIDKLHEGDLQSLMDPQLQGDFNLQEAVRVCKVACWCIQDSEFDRPEMVEVVRALEGLQEFEIPPMPRLLAAITQGSDAASF from the coding sequence ATGGcagcccatccatccatcgtcAGTCACTTCTCCAGCTTTTCTCCGGCCATGTCACCCCTGTACATATTACTCGGAGGgcttcttctcttctcttccttgcACACAAGTTTCGCTGCAACTGCGAATGGTGATACTCTTGCAGCAGGTGAGGCCCTTGCCGCTGGTGACAAGCTCATATCAAGAAACGGCAAGTTTGCGCTTGGCTTCTTCCAGTTCCAGCAAAGCCCAGGCACCACCAGTAAGTCtcccaacaccaccaccaccaccacttccTCCTCCCCCGGCTGGTACCTTGGCATATGGTTCAATAAGATACCAGTTTTTACCACTGTCTGGATCGCTAATAGGGAGAAGCCCATCACTAACCATGATCTCAAGCAAGCACAGCTCAAAATTTCAAGAGATGGCAATCTTGTCATCATCTTTAACAATAATGCCAGTACTGAATCCATAATCTGGTCTACTACTGGCGTTGTTTTCAATAGCACAAACAATACCACTAGTGCCGTTCTCATGAATAATGGAAACCTTGCCCTCATACCGGAAACCTTATCTGATGAAGCACCGTTATGGCAGAGCTTTGACGACCCAACGGATGTTGGGcttcctggcgccaaggtaGGCCGAAATAAGGTCACTGGTTTTAACCGCAAGTTCATCTCAAAGAAGAGCATGATTGATCCAGGTCTTGGCTCATACTCTGTCGAAATAGACACCAACGGAGTGTTGCTCCTCAGAAGTCGCAAGCCCCCCTTTGTAGTGTATTGGTCTTGGCCATCTGGAAAATTAGGAGAACTTGTATCAGTACTGAGTGCACTGCTAGAAATGGATCCACGGACCAAAGGTTTACTTAAGCCCACGTATGTTGATAACGACAAAGAGGTGTACTTCACGTACACCTTGTTGGATGAATCATCTTCTGTATTCGTTCCAATAGACATTACTGGTCAACTTAAGCTGAAAGTTTGGTCGCAAGCCACAGAGTCTTGGCAGAACATATATGCCCAGCCTTCTGATTTCTGCATAACGTATGCCGTCTGTGGACCTTTCACGGTCTGCAATGGTAATTCGAGTCCATTCTGTAACTGTATGGAGAGTTTCTATCAAAAGTCGCCTCAGGATTGGCAGCTTGATGATCTAACAGAAGGGTGTGCCAGAAATACTCCTTTAGACTGCATTGCTAGCAACAAAAGCACAACAAGTTCCACAGATGTGTTCCACCCTATAGCTCATGTTACACTGCCCTATGGTCCCCGGAGATTAGAAGATGCCACCACACAAAGCAGTTGCGCAAAAGCTTGCCTCAACGACTGCTCCTGCACTGCTTATGCCTATAACAAAAGTATATGCTCTGTATGGCATGGAGAATTGCTTAATGTAAATCAGGATGATGGCAATGGCATTACTTCTCAAGATGTTCTTTACATTCGCCTTGCTGCAAGAGATTTGCAAAGTTTTACAAAAAATAACAAAAGAATACCAAAAGTTCTTATTGTTGCTTGCATTGCTAGTTTGGGGTTCCTAATGCTCGTGCTGTTGTTGATTTGGAGGAGCAGATTCAAGTTGTGTGGTGTGCCATTACATGGCATTCAAGGTAGTGGTGGTGGAAGTATAGCCTTTAGATACAATGATTTATGCCGTGCTACTAAAAATTTCTCCGAGAGGCTTGGGGGTGGTGGTTTTGGATCTGTATTCAAGGGAGTGTTAAGTGACTCAACTACTATAGCAGTGAAAAGGCTTGATGGTGCCCGACAAGGGGAGAAGCAATTCAGAGCTGAGGTGAGCTCAATCGGATTGATCCAGCATATCAACCTAGTTAAATTGATTGGTTTTTGTTGTGGAGGTGATAAGAGACTACTTGTGTATGAACACATGCTAAATGGGTCTCTTGATGGCCATCTATTTCAGAGCAATGCTCCTGTCCTTAGTTGGAGCACCAGGTATCAAATAGCCATAGGAGTTGCTAGAGGATTGCTCTATTTGCATAAGAGTTGCCACGAATGCATCATACACTGTGATATTAAGCCAGAAAACATATTGTTGGACGCATCATTTGTTCCTAAAATTGCAGACTTCGGGATGGCAGCCTTTGTAGGAAGGGATTACAGTCGAGTTCTAACTACATTCAGAGGCACTGCAGGGTATCTTGCCCCTGAGTGGCTTAGCGGTGTCGCTGTCACACCAAAAGTTGATGTCTATAGCTTTGGCATGGTACTGTTGGAAATCATATCAGGAAGGAGGAACTCACCAGAAGTACACAGTAGTAACGGTTATCATGTTGCTTATTTCCCTGTGCAAGCCATTGACAAACTTCATGAGGGAGACCTGCAGAGTTTGATGGATCCACAGTTACAAGGTGATTTCAATCTGCAAGAGGCTGTAAGAGTTTGCAAAGTTGCATGTTGGTGCATCCAAGATAGTGAGTTTGATCGACCGGAAATGGTTGAAGTGGTTCGGGCTCTTGAGGGTCTCCAGGAGTTTGAGATACCCCCAATGCCAAGACTACTTGCAGCAATAACGCAAGGCTCTGATGCAGCTTCATTTTAA
- the LOC111256665 gene encoding uncharacterized protein LOC111256665: MEAANVNMLVRNVRGLNARCRRDVLRDAVAEAGASIVCVQETKLNVINSFLVAEMLGSGFSTSVSLPASGTRGGILIACKNPDAVCTLLHAGRYSITATVTVNGQDAPWSLTAVYGPQPEADKVEFLDELRSVQQLATALWVIAGDFNLLLRASDKNRNNINRRNLGRFRRFVDELQLKDVYLHGRRYTWSNEREDPTMAQLDRVLVSIDWDARFPFAFLQALSSYASDHCPLHLATNAMFTVKRRFHFEPWWPKLPGYQDMVTRAWSSRCASSDPFVCLDHKLKNTAKELQKWSSRSIGQIRTQLLVAKTLILWLDKAQGQRILTADERDLRKQLKCKSLGLASLERTMARQRTRLLFLREGDANTKLFHMHSSYSIKKKHIAKLEHDGAVGLNQEDKEQLLFNHFKAIMGTPSARTEHIDLLALDFQAFELGHLDAPFSEQEIWNTIRSMANERAPGPDGFTAKFYKASWPMIKGDVVAAFNAFLPKCVCSVQPAQQRPDNTSAQETRCCLTGRLQANKPHT; encoded by the coding sequence ATGGAAGCTGCAAACGTCAACATGCTGGTGCGGAATGTTCGTGGCTTGAACGCCCGTTGTCGACGCGACGTCCTACGAGATGCGGTTGCCGAAGCTGGCGCCTCCATTGTGTGCGTCCAAGAGACGAAGTTAAATGTAATCAACTCTTTTCTTGTTGCTGAGATGCTAGGAAGCGGCTTCTCCACTTCCGTCTCTCTGCCGGCCTCGGGCACCAGAGGGGGCATTCTGATCGCCTGCAAAAACCCGGACGCCGTGTGCACCTTGTTGCACGCGGGACGTTACTCCATCACTGCCACAGTGACGGTAAACGGGCAGGACGCGCCTTGGAGTCTAACAGCGGTTTATGGTCCTCAGCCAGAAgcagataaggtggagttcttGGACGAATTACGTTCTGTTCAGCAACTCGCCACGGCCTTGTGGGTTATCGCCGGCGACTTCAACCTCCTCCTGCGTGCGTCTGACAAGAACAGAAACAACATAAACCGGCGCAATCTAGGGAGGTTTCGGCGGTTCGTCGATGAACTGCAACTCAAAGATGTTTATTTGCATGGCCGCCGCTATACTTGGAGTAACGAACGAGAGGATCCAACAATGGCGCAACTGGACAGGGTGCTGGTCTCGATCGACTGGGATGCGCGTTTTCCGTTTGCCTTCCTTCAGGCCCTCTCCTCTTATGCCTCCGACCACTGCCCCCTACATCTCGCCACCAATGCTATGTTTACAGTGAAACGCCGTTTCCATTTTGAGCCTTGGTGGCCGAAACTGCCTGGCTACCAGGACATGGTCACCCGAGCTTGGTCTTCTCGCTGCGCCTCCTCGGATCCGTTTGTCTGCCTGGACCACAAGCTCAAGAATACGGCGAAAGAGCTTCAAAAATGGAGCAGTCGAAGTATTGGCCAAATCAGAACACAGCTCCTTGTAGCGAAGACTCTCATTCTCTGGCTGGATAAAGCACAAGGGCAAAGAATCCTTACTGCTGATGAAAGGGACCTCAGGAAACAGCTAAAGTGCAAATCACTTGGCCTGGCGTCCCTTGAGCGAACTATGGCGAGGCAGCGTACACGATTGCTGTTCCTACGGGAGGGTGATGCAAATACGAAGCTTTTTCATATGCACTCGAGCTACAGCATAAAAAAGAAGCACATTGCCAAACTAGAGCACGATGGTGCTGTCGGGCTCAACCAGGAAGACAAAGAGCAGCTCCTGTTCAATCACTTCAAGGCGATCATGGGGACGCCCTCAGCTAGAACAGAACACATTGATCTCCTGGCGCTGGACTTTCAGGCCTTCGAGCTTGGTCACCTGGATGCGCCTTTCTCCGAGCAAGAAATCTGGAACACGATCAGAAGTATGGCAAATGAACGAGCTCCCGGACCAGACGGCTTCACTGCAAAATTTTACAAAGCATCATGGCCAATGATTAAAGGGGATGTGGTGGCAGCATTCAACGCTTTTCTACCGAAATGCGTGTGCTCAGTTCAGCCGGCTCAACAGCGCCCTGATAACACTAGTGCCCAAGAAACAAGATGCTGCCTCACCGGGAGATTACAGGCCAATAAGCCTCATACATAG